In Xanthomonas sacchari, a genomic segment contains:
- a CDS encoding S1 family peptidase translates to MKWIVACCLLAIATKAGAVLVRADVEEARYRIPAAAFPALADLPGEGHGVLIAPRWVVTAAHAAPMQMPGMDQDVSIGGMAHRIKRVVVHPGYRKLPDALVQEALASRDFTKFYAFLAASDDIALIELATPVTDVAPAALYRGDDEVGMTAELIGKGATGNGSVGQDPHGAHRGVLRHAFNMIVGADPRYLWYRFDPPPSALPLEGIAGSGDSGGPLLIGAGDARQLVGLTSWGQYPPAHPFWSTWTAQRPFVQGLYGQLTHAVRVSHYLPWIQQVMSSATDDTSPTATPQTSAASGQMQVPAP, encoded by the coding sequence ATGAAATGGATTGTCGCCTGTTGCCTGCTTGCCATCGCCACCAAGGCCGGCGCCGTGTTGGTCAGGGCGGACGTGGAGGAAGCGCGCTATCGGATCCCGGCGGCGGCATTCCCGGCACTGGCCGACCTGCCCGGCGAGGGGCACGGTGTGCTGATAGCCCCACGATGGGTGGTCACCGCCGCGCACGCAGCGCCGATGCAGATGCCGGGCATGGACCAGGACGTGTCCATCGGCGGCATGGCGCACAGGATCAAGCGGGTCGTCGTCCATCCCGGCTATCGCAAGCTGCCCGACGCGCTGGTGCAGGAGGCGCTGGCCTCGCGCGACTTCACCAAGTTCTACGCGTTTCTGGCCGCCTCCGACGATATTGCGCTGATCGAGCTGGCCACGCCGGTAACGGACGTGGCGCCGGCCGCGCTGTACCGCGGCGACGACGAGGTGGGGATGACCGCCGAACTGATCGGCAAGGGCGCCACCGGCAACGGCAGCGTCGGCCAGGATCCCCACGGTGCCCATCGCGGCGTGCTGCGCCACGCGTTCAACATGATCGTCGGCGCTGATCCGCGCTACCTCTGGTATCGCTTCGATCCGCCGCCGTCTGCCCTGCCGCTGGAAGGCATCGCCGGCAGCGGCGACAGCGGCGGCCCCTTGTTGATCGGCGCAGGCGATGCGCGCCAGCTCGTCGGCCTGACCTCCTGGGGTCAATATCCGCCGGCCCATCCGTTCTGGAGCACCTGGACAGCACAGCGCCCGTTCGTGCAAGGCCTGTATGGCCAGCTCACGCATGCGGTCCGCGTGTCCCACTATTTGCCGTGGATCCAACAGGTAATGTCCTCTGCCACGGACGACACGTCGCCGACCGCGACGCCACAAACGTCCGCGGCGTCCGGGCAAATGCAGGTTCCGGCTCCCTGA
- a CDS encoding TauD/TfdA dioxygenase family protein has translation MARASIATRPAAAAAPAVRIEPFAAPLGAQVLGLDLTRPLDAATFALLHRAHLHYHVLVFRDQRITPAQQVAFSRRFGPLQIHVLRQFQLRDHPEVLVVSNIKEHGQPIGLGDAGHYWHSDLSYKPTPSLGSMLLAQELPAEGGDTLFANQHLAWDTLPPELQRAVDGRLAEHSYLAKYEDLRKRNPWRPPLTQAQIDEVPPVRHPIVRTHPETGRRALFVSEHFTTRIVGLPQDESDALLQALFAHSSADALVYRHRWQAHDMVFWDNRSVTHLAGGTPDHLRRRLHRTTIEGDVPF, from the coding sequence ATGGCGCGCGCATCCATCGCAACACGGCCGGCCGCCGCCGCGGCGCCGGCGGTCCGCATCGAACCGTTCGCCGCGCCGCTGGGCGCGCAGGTGCTGGGCCTGGACTTGACGCGTCCTCTGGACGCGGCCACGTTCGCGCTGCTGCATCGCGCGCACCTGCACTACCACGTGCTGGTGTTCCGCGACCAGCGCATCACCCCGGCGCAGCAGGTGGCCTTCAGCCGCCGCTTCGGCCCGCTGCAGATCCATGTGCTGCGCCAGTTCCAGCTGCGCGATCACCCGGAAGTGCTGGTGGTGTCCAACATCAAGGAGCACGGCCAGCCGATCGGGCTGGGCGATGCCGGCCACTACTGGCATTCGGACCTGTCGTACAAGCCGACCCCGAGCCTGGGTTCGATGCTGCTGGCGCAGGAGTTGCCCGCCGAGGGCGGCGACACCTTGTTCGCCAACCAGCACCTGGCCTGGGACACGCTGCCGCCCGAGCTGCAGCGCGCGGTCGACGGGCGCCTGGCCGAGCACAGCTACCTGGCCAAGTACGAGGACCTGCGCAAGCGCAATCCGTGGCGGCCGCCGCTGACCCAGGCGCAGATCGACGAGGTGCCGCCGGTGCGCCATCCGATCGTGCGCACCCATCCCGAGACCGGGCGCCGCGCGCTGTTCGTCAGCGAGCACTTCACCACCCGCATCGTCGGCCTGCCGCAGGACGAAAGCGACGCCCTGCTGCAGGCGCTGTTCGCGCACAGCAGCGCCGATGCGCTGGTCTACCGGCATCGCTGGCAAGCGCACGACATGGTGTTCTGGGACAACCGCTCGGTCACCCACCTGGCCGGCGGCACCCCGGACCACCTGCGCCGGCGCCTGCACCGCACCACCATCGAGGGCGACGTGCCGTTCTGA
- a CDS encoding ABC transporter substrate-binding protein, translating into MTAFDSPAFPPAAPSAAAARRLRWFAAALLAVALLHTQPAQAEGRLRIAKQYGIVYLLLDVAQEQKLIEKHGKAAGIDIAVETVQLSGGAAANDALLSGSIDVAGAGVGPLFTLWDRTRGRQNVRGVASLGNFPYYLISNDPRIKTLDDFGPRDRIAVPAVGVSVQSRLLQHASAQRWGERAYNRLDAQQVALPHPDAAAAIIRGGTEITAHFASPPFQEQELARNPKAHIVLDSYAIEGGPTSATVLYATEKFRRDNPKTYQAFVAALAEAAVFVQRQPEQAADLFVRRNGGKIDRALVLRILKDPKVQFKTAPQNTLKLGQFLSRIGAIKQAPTSVKDYFFDSAQVAGGS; encoded by the coding sequence ATGACCGCTTTCGATTCGCCCGCTTTCCCGCCTGCCGCACCGTCCGCCGCTGCAGCGCGGCGGCTACGCTGGTTCGCCGCCGCGCTGCTCGCCGTCGCACTGCTGCACACCCAGCCGGCGCAGGCCGAAGGCCGGCTGCGCATCGCCAAGCAATACGGCATCGTCTACCTGCTGCTGGACGTGGCGCAGGAGCAGAAGCTGATCGAGAAGCACGGCAAGGCCGCCGGCATCGACATCGCGGTGGAGACCGTGCAGTTGTCCGGCGGCGCGGCCGCCAACGATGCGCTGCTGTCCGGGTCGATCGACGTGGCCGGCGCCGGCGTCGGCCCGCTGTTCACCCTGTGGGACCGCACGCGCGGCCGCCAGAACGTGCGCGGCGTGGCCTCGCTGGGCAACTTTCCCTACTACCTGATCAGCAACGATCCGCGGATCAAGACCCTGGACGACTTCGGCCCGCGCGACCGCATCGCGGTGCCGGCGGTCGGCGTCTCGGTGCAGTCGCGGCTGCTGCAGCACGCCTCGGCGCAGCGCTGGGGCGAACGCGCCTACAACCGGCTGGACGCGCAGCAGGTCGCCTTGCCGCATCCCGACGCGGCCGCGGCGATCATCCGCGGCGGCACCGAGATCACCGCGCACTTCGCCAGCCCGCCGTTCCAGGAGCAGGAACTGGCGCGCAATCCGAAGGCGCACATCGTGCTCGACTCCTACGCGATCGAAGGCGGCCCGACCTCGGCCACGGTGCTGTACGCCACCGAGAAGTTCCGCCGCGACAATCCCAAGACCTACCAGGCCTTCGTCGCCGCGCTGGCCGAGGCGGCGGTCTTCGTGCAGCGCCAGCCGGAACAGGCGGCGGACCTGTTCGTGCGCCGCAATGGCGGCAAGATCGACCGCGCGCTGGTGCTGCGCATCCTCAAGGACCCCAAGGTGCAGTTCAAGACCGCGCCGCAGAACACGCTCAAGCTCGGCCAGTTCCTGTCCCGGATCGGCGCGATCAAGCAGGCGCCGACTTCGGTCAAGGATTATTTCTTCGACAGCGCGCAAGTGGCCGGAGGCAGCTGA
- a CDS encoding ABC transporter ATP-binding protein, which yields MNPFALTPAPLLQLERVSLDYASGARVVRATHQVSFDVYAADRLVLLGPSGCGKSTLLKAIAGFVAPSEGQIRLDGQVLRAPGPDRVVVFQEFDQLAPWKTVRQNVAFGLRAARKLGRREAGERADHFLHKVGLSAFADAYPHTLSGGMKQRVAIARALAMQPRVLLMDEPFAALDALTRQRMQQEVLELWDEARFTLLFVTHSIEEALLVGSRIVLLSAHPGQVRAELNSHGFGPASVGSPAFQHAAQRIHRLLFDPPGASEDVVESEAETATAASNVAPLRRRAGAREATP from the coding sequence ATGAATCCCTTCGCCTTGACGCCGGCACCGTTGCTGCAGCTCGAGCGGGTCAGCCTGGACTACGCCAGCGGAGCGCGCGTGGTCCGCGCCACGCATCAGGTCAGCTTCGACGTGTACGCCGCCGACCGCCTGGTGCTGCTCGGCCCGTCGGGTTGCGGCAAGTCGACCCTGCTCAAGGCCATCGCCGGTTTCGTCGCGCCCAGCGAGGGGCAGATCCGCCTGGACGGGCAGGTGCTGCGCGCCCCGGGACCGGACCGGGTGGTGGTGTTCCAGGAATTCGACCAGTTGGCGCCGTGGAAGACGGTCCGCCAGAACGTCGCCTTCGGCCTGCGCGCGGCGCGCAAGCTGGGGCGGCGCGAGGCGGGCGAGCGCGCCGATCATTTCCTGCACAAGGTCGGGTTGTCTGCGTTCGCCGATGCCTACCCGCACACCTTGTCCGGCGGCATGAAGCAGCGCGTGGCGATCGCGCGGGCGCTGGCGATGCAGCCACGCGTGCTGCTGATGGACGAGCCGTTCGCCGCGCTCGACGCGCTGACCCGCCAGCGCATGCAGCAGGAAGTGCTGGAGTTGTGGGACGAGGCCCGCTTCACCTTGCTGTTCGTGACCCACTCGATCGAGGAGGCCTTGCTGGTCGGCAGCCGCATCGTGCTGCTGTCGGCGCATCCGGGCCAGGTGCGCGCCGAACTCAACAGCCATGGCTTCGGTCCCGCCAGCGTCGGCAGCCCGGCGTTCCAGCACGCCGCCCAGCGCATCCACCGGCTGCTGTTCGACCCGCCCGGCGCCAGCGAAGACGTGGTCGAGAGCGAGGCCGAGACAGCGACGGCCGCCAGCAACGTGGCGCCGCTGCGCCGGCGCGCGGGCGCACGCGAGGCCACGCCATGA